The Dyadobacter sp. 676 DNA window CCTTTGGCGATAATCCTCTTTTCGAATTTTTCCGGGCCTGTCTTCTGGGCAGTACAGGGTTGGTTCAAAAGCAAGAAATGAAATGCGATCAGGCAGATCGGGCGAAAAAATGGCATAGTCAGATTCGGAACTCGTTGAAAATGGTCCCAGGCCCCTAGAAAATTATGCCAGCTTAGGCATAACGATCATAGCCAACCACGCCATGCATACGTTTTTTAAGCGAAAAGCCGACCTTGTCAGGTCGGTAGATTTGGGAATGTATGCGCTGGCGAGGCGCCGGTAACTGGCCCGGACGTCCTCCATATCCTCCGAAATGCTGAAAATAATGATCGGGACCAGTGCAAGTTTGCGCTGCGAATAAAACTGCCTGATGTTGCTGAGAAGCTGCAATCCCTGGGAGCGGTCGGGCAGGTACAGGTCCAGAACAATCAGTCCGACGGGCGGAGCGGCACCATGGTAAGCCGATTCGAGGTAAGCCATGGCTGTCGACGCGGAATCGGCATGAGCCGGTTTTAATTCCTGCGGCATTTTCGACCAGGCGGGCCGCATTAAGTTCCAATGGTCTTTATTGTCTTCTATTACCAGCACGCCTTTGGGTTTGGTTTGCGGCCATTTGTATGTGGCCTCGCCTGGCAGGCAGTTGTCGGCCTGCAGATAGGTGAGCGTTACCGCACAGGCGATGCGCTGGTAGTCGGACATCGAAACCGGTTTGACCAGGTAAGCGTTGGCACCGGCCGTGTAAGCGGCGGCGATTGTGCGGGCGTCGGAGCTGGTGGAAAAGATCGCAACGGGAATATGCGAGGTAGCCGGATTCGAACGGAGCTTAACCAGTGCTTCCATTCCGCTTACCCGCGGCATATTGATATCCAGCAGGATCACCGACGGCGCATCTGCCTCCAGATGAGCAGGTAGCCGACTGAGCAATTGCTCGCCGTCGCTGAACTCGAAGATCGTACACCCAAGGGAAATATTTTCCAGGGCGTCCCTGATAAGCATCCTGTCATCTTCGTCGTCATCGACCAGATAAACAACGTTTTTGTTTCGTTGCTGCATGTATAATTGTTTAACCACTAGCCAGCCTTGATGAAAAGCCGTTACACAAAGGTACCGCTAACCGGCGAAAGAATGGCTTACAAGAGTAAAAATGTGGTAACATTCAAATAACGACCGCCGCGCATATAGACCGGAACGTGGCATGGCTTTTGCACATATTCGTATATAACCCGCCCGGTAAGCAGGCGGTGTGCGAAATCCTCTGATGACAAACCAGTTCGATAAACATGCAAAAAATTGATTCTGAATCGCTGACACATATTACAGAATACCTTTTTAACCGGCGGGAGGCCATACTCAATAACTGGCGGATGGCCTGTGAAAATGATGACAAACTGAGCAAAGTCTCCTCGCTCACGCGTCAGGAATTCAATAACCTGATGCCGGTTATTCTGGACATCCTCGAACAGCGCCTGCTGGGATTGCCGCCGCAGGAGGACCTTTCGTATGTGGCCGGCGGGCATGGCCTGCACCGATGGCATAAGGCGTTGGCCCTGATCGAAACAATGCGGGAACTGAACCACCTTTCGGAGATTCTGTACCGGGAGCTGGAAACTTACGAGGAACTGTTCGCCGATACCGACAAATCGTTGCTCCTTTACGTTCACCGTGAGATCACTTCGGTTCTTCAGGAAACATTTACGGCCAGCGTGCAAAAGTACGACGAGTTGCAACGGTTGCATGCCGCCGGACGGCTGACGACCCTCGAAAGTGCGCTCGAAACAATGAACGAACTGGCCAGGGAGCGCGGGAATATACTCAGAAAGTCATCGCACGACCTGCGCGGAAGCGTGAGCATCGCTTCCTCGGCGGCTACCTTGCTGCAATTACAGGAGCTCACCGATGACGACCGGCAAATGTACCTGGAAATGCTCAACCGGAACCTTGCCAATGTGCAGTCGATGCTCACCGAGCTGATGGACTTGTCCAGATTGGAATCCGGGCAGGAAGCGTTGCAAATCGGGCCGGTGGATGTCAGCCAGCTCCTTCGGGAACTGGTAGAAGGGGCGCAGGGCATGGCCCGCGAACATCGGATCATCCTGAAAGTGGATGGCCCTGATTCGCTGACAGTGCAGACCGACAGCACCAAACTTCGCCGCATCGCACAGAATCTGCTGGTCAATGCATTGTCTTACAGTAGCCTGGATTCGGACAAGAAGGGCATCGTTTCTGTTTCCTGGTCCTTGCAGGGAAGCTACCATTGGGTGTTAAGTATCCAGGATTCGGGGCCGGGAATATCGGGTGCTGTCACGAAGGTTTTGTCGGAACAGCTCAGGCCGACGGTCGAGTCGACGGCCGTGCTGGGCCCGGACCTGGCCGAGCCGGATCAGGTATTGCCGGTCAATATTCCGGAAATCCCGTCCGGCGAAGAGCTGGAGGCGATGTCGGAGGCCGCACCGCGAGGCGAAGGTGTGGGCCTGCAGATCGTGAAGCACTTGTGCAATATGTTGCATGCAAACCTGGAAGTGGAAACCCAGCCAGGCCGCGGTACGTTGTTCCGTGTACGAATGCCGGTTAGTTTTCCTGCAAACAAATAGGAGAGGGTTGGTAGGGTAAGCTCGCTGCTGCGTTAATTATACAGTAACAAGGGTTGGTATGAAAGCGAAAAAGTCGTCGAAGATCACTTTGTCCGTTATCATGGCGGTTCAGGGCTGTTACTACCTGGTAACCGGCTTTTGGCCGATCATACACCTCAGAAGTTTCATGTGGGCCACCGGAGATAAAACCGATATCTGGCTGGTTAAAATGGTCGGCTTGCTTTCAGGTGCCATCGGGGCTACGCTGCTGCTTTCGAAAAAATCCGGCAAGCGTACGGGGACTGCCCTCGGCATTTTCTCTGCCCTGGCATTTGCGGTTATCGATATTTACTATGCAGCGTCGGAAGTTATTTCGCCGGTTTACCTGTACGACGCTGCTTTGCAATTAATTTTTGTCGCATTTTACCTGCTCAGGCAAAATGCACGGTGATTAGTCAACCCGATGGTGGCCACTGCAAGACTGCTCCGGCGGGGGTCAATGCCGGGCAACGGCCAACTTATTGAGGCTCACATTGAGTTCGACGACATTTTTGACGCCCAGTTTCCCGTAAATTTTCCGTTTGTAAAAACCGACGGAGTTGGGCTTGATGCCCGCAATCGATGCGATTTCAAACCTCGATTTGTTCTCAGCCAAAAGATCTGCGATCAGTCGTTCGCGGGCCGTCATCTCGTTCTCCTGGTATGACGGAATAAGGTGGGCAAGTAAAATCTGTTGCAGATCGTTGCTGACAAACCGCGTTTTAGGCTCGCATACTTTCAGGCCGGTACGAATTTCTTCGAGTTTTGCTTTGTTTGAAAAAACTCCGTTTACCCCTATACGCAGTAGCGGAAATACCTGTCGTGGATCACCGCCTAACCATGCGATGATAAAAGTTCCCGGATTCGACTCACGGAATTTCATGATTCCGCTAAAGTCCTTGCCGCCGTTGACAGTTATATCCAAAACCAGCAAATTGATATCGTTTGTCATCGCCAGGTCGGTTGCCTGCTTTACGGTGCCGGTTTCCAGGACCCAGGCGCCGGGACAATTTTCTTCGAGAATCACCCGCATGCCCAGGGCAAACAGAAGGTTCTCGGTCACGATTAGCGTAGTCATGAGCGAAATGCTGATTGGTTAAGTGTGTGAATACCAGTCTGGCCGTGAACGGTAAGACCGAGAGGTATGCCCGGGGCCGTGGGGGCGCCGGGCATAATCGGTATCAGGTTACTTTGTAATGCCTAGCTTGCAGGTTTTGACGGTGCCGTCGCGTAGGGTCAGGCTTACCACATACAAGCCGGGCTGCAGCCCACGGACATCGATTCCGTCACCCGACAATTGCTTTTGTGCCAGTACCTGTCTGCCCGAAGAATTGTACAAAACAACCTGTTTTAGCTGTGTATAGTTTTTGAAAAACAATTTTTCCGAAACAGGATTTGGATACGGTTCCAGACTCACCGCATCATCGAATGCCAGGCTACGTATTACACTATACGCGAAGGTTCCGTCTCTGTCTACCATTCTGAGCCGGTACAGGTTTTCTCCTTCCACGGGGCTCGCATGCGAAAACCGGTAACCTTTCAGCACACTGCTTTCGCCGGTGGCCGCAACAGTGCCGATTGCATGCCATTTTTTTCCGTTAATGCTGTGCTGCACCTCGAAATAGTCGCTGTTTGTTTCCTCGGTTGTTTCCCAGGTAAGGATGCTCGTCGTACCTTCTTTTTTGCCATTGAAACTAATAAGTTTTACAGGTAATGGAGGCGTGCGTCCGATTCCAATGGCCGTGATACCGGCGATCATAGTGCCTTCCAGGATGCTGTTCTCGGTATTCCCGCTGGCGTAGCTGTTGCCGGCATAAGGTGCAGTGCCGGTACTCAGATTCATCCACTGGCTTCCGTTCCAACCCACCAGCCGCAATTCCCCCGCCTGCGCAAAACCTGTCATGTCCGGGATGGACACTTTGATATTCAAGCCTTCACCGGTTCCTGTCGCCGGCGTTACCGGTTCCGTGGTAATGGTGTTCCCGGCAATCCAGTCCCACTGCCCAACCGGACTTACCGCCTGCAGTCCCGTCGCAAAAGAGGCAATCGGGTGTTGAGCGGGCGTCCCCGACGGGTCGGTGGTAGATGTGGGGTCTCCGGCAATCCAGGCGACACTGTAATGGTCGGTGGCTGCCGCGGGTGCGCTGATTTCGAGCGTGCGGATATCCGTGCCGCTTCCGACCGGAAAAACAAACGCATCGTCCCCGATCTTGCTCACGTAACCGTCTACGTGCTGACTGTCGGTGTTACCTCCGGTGTAACTGGCTCCATCCTCAAACCGCAGTGCGCCAAGCTGATGGGCAGTCCGGATCGTCGTTGTAATCCCATTCGAGAACGTGGCTAAACTTCTTACATTTGCACCGTCCGAATTAGTAATCTCGATCAATTGTCCTGCTCCGTTGATCAGTTCCAGGTTAAAGAAATAAGGACGTACGCTCCCACCTATTTCCTGGGCCCCGGTGGTTCCCAATGGCCCCATGAATTTGTCGATGTGTCCTCCGCTGGCATTATAAACGCCGTCGTTCATGAACGTCTGCGACGACGGCCCATGGTGCTCGAAAACACCGTTGTTAAGCCCATCAAAAACGCCCGTAGACGCGTTGAACCATTGATTCTCCCAATCGCTGATCAGCCCGCCATCGTTCGTGACGGTCCCTGCGTTGTATAACTGCGCGAGCGCTACATGGCGGCACAGCATCGTCAGCAGGCAGCATATAAAAATTCTTTTCATAGTTTCCTGTTGATGCTGGTTATAGGATTTTTGTCAACGCCAGTTGTGTTCCGGTAGAGATATTGTAATTCGTGCCTACGAGGACGTTACCTCCTTGTCCCCACCCTAATTGAAAAATAAAGGTTCTCGGCGTCGTGATGGTCGTTACATACTGGATGGTAACACCGAAGTTTGAAGCACCTCCGAAATTACCTATTGTATTTCCGTGAATTCTTTTCGATCCAGCGTTATTGATGGGAAAATCGTAAAAGAAACTGTGGTTTGGCTTCAAGCCGTCACCCGTGGTGCTCGCATCACCCCCTGCATAGTCTCCCTCGATGACCATCTGCACAAGATAAGTACCGGCAGGGACAGTAATGGCATTGCTCGACTCATCATAACTGGCGCCGGGTATTGTATTGGCCTTCAATACGTCCGAAGCGAGAAGGCTCGACGTACCGTTTGCTCCTTTTGCCATATTGTTCGAAGCTGTTTTTTCCACCACGAGCATCTGCGGCTTCGCTACGTCGTACTTAAAGGCCCACCAGTTACCGTTGCTGTACGAGAATTCCACCGCTTGCCCTGCGGGGACCTGGAAGTTGTTCAGGACGGCTTCGAAGCCACCGGTGGTATTGTTGAAAATCACCAGGCGCTGGCCTGCATTAGGTGCCGCCGGGGCGCTGACGGCGATGGTAGCCGTGGCGGAGCCCGTTAGTTGCACCTGACTGGTATTGGCCGGCACGCTTACGGCGTTGCCGGAGACAGTAAGGACGGTCTCGCGATTGGTAATAGCGCCATTTACGTCCAGCTTTGTGCCAGGCGTAGAAGTTCCGATGCCTACGTTTCCATTTTGTGCAAAGACAGAAGACCCGGCAAGGATCAGACTGGCCAATAGTAATAATTGTCGTTTCATGTGATGAAAGTTTAGTTGGTTAATAAAGAATATGTGTTTTCTGGAGGAACAATCGGGGCTTTCGCCTTCCGGTATTAACTGTGCCTAGTGTGTGTGAATGCCGATCATTTTGAACGTTTATTTTGCTTCATATACTGGTAGTTACTTGCAAAGATATCGTCCCGGCAGGGAGAGTTTATATAGCTAAGTAGCTCACATGCTGTCGAAACACTTCACAGGTTCTATCGTTGTTCTACGCCCGTTGCCGTCGGGTAATATCCATGTCCAAAATGGAGTGATCAATCCGTTTTTCATTTTTGCAAAACGTAACGCGCTTTATATTTTGACTTTGTATTTTTACAATAATTCCGCATAACCTTTCCAGACAATCATACCGACTGTGCACAAAGGAGCTGCTCCCATTCGGATAGCGTTCCGGGGACTGGTAAGCTGAGATTTATAGAATTTATGCGACGTATATTGGAATGTAATTCTATAACCTTTATTAATCAACTTTTGTATACTTGTGTTGGTTACATACAATATAATGCATTGAAAATGCAATTAGTTGTACTAATAGGCTATTCTTTTGTCGAAATAGTTTAACTTTACTACAATTTTTCGATATATTTTCGTACTAAAAGCATGTTTTCAGTTGCTAAAAAAGCCTTCTGTCGATTGTTTACGACATTTGTGTTATAGAATAAATACTATATTTATTCAGGATTTCGAAACCGGGTGGTGATTTGGAAATTCCGGGAGCCAACGGCATGAGCGTATTTAGAGCAGGATATTTAAATATTAATTTTTCATGATACATATGAACAACCCCGAGTACGCAATCATGACAACATACAGCTCCATTTTCAGATACGCCGACGAACACAACTGGGAGGGGTTGGCGAACGCGTTTACCGAAGATGTCGATTTCGATTATCACTCGCTTTCCGGGCAGGCCGCCCAAACCATAAAATCCGCGCAGATCACAGCCAACTGGGCCGCATTTCTCCCCAAATTCAAATTCACCATGCACTATCTTTGCAACCATTTTGTAGAGGTAAACGGGCTGCACGCTACGGCCTTTTGCTACGGACAAGCCATTCATCAGCAGCCCAACGATGAAATCTGGACCGTGTATGGCAAATATTATTTCCGGCTGACCGAAGCGGACGGGCGCTGGAAGGTAAGTGCGATCCGCTACGAGCATAAATATGCACAGGGTAACCTGAACCTTCCCTGATCGCACCGCTAGCTCCCCGCTGCATTTTTTTAATCGCACTGCGTATGCGGTTTGGCTAGCTAGCACTTTGCTATGCCTGTTCATGAAAACCATCGCATTTAAAGGATACCGTTTTTCGCAACACTGCGCTCGGCGCGGTTCAGCTGGGTATGCCGTACGGGATCTCCAATTTGAAAGGCATGCCCGACGACCGCGAGGCCCTGAATATGGCGGCCGGTGCGGAGATCACCACTTTTGATACAGCGCGGCAGTATTCACGGAAGTCGGGATTTAGCGTTATATTTCGTCGAACGTTCGCTCAATGCCATGCAGGTCCGGTATCTTGCTCCATCCCAATCTCTGACCCATCTCGTCAGCGGGATTTTCGTGATCCGCCATGAAAGTACATCGGACTTTACATTACCGCTTTTTGCCAATGGCTCGCCGGCCATCGTATTTCAGACCGCCAGCGCCAAAACGGGTGCGGGCAATGTCGGGAACCTGATGCTACACGGACAGACGATCCGGCCCGACGAGCTGTCGATCAGAGGCGGTTTTACCCTCATTGCATGGTTCCTGCATCCTCATGCACTGAAACCGCTGCTGGGAACCGGTGCAAGCGAACTGACCGACGGCCGAATAGATATCGGTTACCTGGGCAGTGCCAGGGAAGCCGGTCTGGAAGAGCGGCTGCTAAATGCCCCCGACCTCGGGGCACAGCTCCGTCTGATGGAGGAATTTCTGTCGCTTATGTCATTGCCGGACAAATATGAAGTACAACGGGCGACTTTTGCCGCCGCGCAACTTAAAAACAGTCGGGGCCAATATTCGCTGACAACCCTGCAGGACCAGCTGAATATGACCGAGCGTACGATGCAGCGGCTTTTTGAGCATAACGTAGGTATGTCGCCCAAGATGTTCCGCCGCGTGTGCCAGTTCGATGCGGCTTTCCAGCAGCTCAACCGGCTACAATTCGGGAAATTCTCCGATGTCGCGTTTGAACACGGCTATGCCGATCAGAGCCATTTTATCAGGGTCTTTCGCGAGTTTACAGGCCAGACACCGGGAGAGTACCTTGCCAGACGGCAGCAGTACAATCCGGTATCTTAAACATCAGGACCTGGCCGGCCGGTATACGAGGAGCGTCACTCCTTTTTCGAGCGGACGGATCTCGGTCAGATCGAGGCTGACGTTCAAATCCTGGCCGAAGAGTTTGGCCCCGTTTCCCGTAACGTGCGGCTGGACCATGAGCCTGATCTCGTCTATCAGCCCCACATTCAATAATGCATTTACGAGTTTGCCGCTTCCCTGAATGAGGATATTATCGCCCGACTGGTTCTTCAACGCAGTGATTTCTTCCGTCAGGTCGCCGCGCAGAATTTCGGTATTTTGCCAGCCGGCGTGTTCCGTCGTCTGCGAGTACAAATACTTTCTGACTTTATTGAGTTTTTCGGCCACCCCCATTTCGTTGTTTCGGAATGACGACCAGTAGGGGAATAACATTTCATACGTAACGCGGCCGTAAAGCATGGCGTCGCAGTCGGCGATGGTTTCCCGAATGACAGCCGCCCTGCTGTCGCTGTGATAGGGATTGAACCATTCGTTCATAGTGCTTGCGTCGAAAACGCCGTCAAGGGATATCCATTCTGTTACGATGAGCTTTCTCATAATTTCAATAATTGAATAAGTGATTGAATGAGACAAAGCTACCCTGTGCGCAATCGGGAGAATAGAATGGACCCGACAAAACCCCGGCAGGAGCCGCCCCGGGCTCCTTTGAAAAGCCTTTTGAAGTGGCCGATTACCGGTTCCACACGCCTTTTGCCTTTTGATTGATAACCCTGAAATATTGCAGGCACACGGCCGTTGCGCTGATGGCAAGGCAAATGCAGGTTGCCAGGACGATTCCCTTCAGGCCCAGTGTTTTGGAGAGAAGTATGGCCAGTGGAATATTAATGGCCGCGGAAAAAGTGCTGACTATCAACTGTACCCGTATCTTCCCGAGACCATTGACGAAATAGGCAAAGATATTGGAAAACGCTGCAATGGATACGAAGAGGGCCATCGACGCGGAAAGGTCCGCAGGAACCCTTACTTCCTGGCCCACCCAGAGCCGGTAGAGCTGATCGGAGAAATGCAGGCAGAGCAGCAGGCAGGCATTCATCAGCGCCCAAAAGTACAACAGGGTAGTCATCGCCTTTTTTATCCAGGCGTAGTCGCGTTTCACATAGGCTTCTCCGAAGGCAACCCAGTAGGGGGCGATGATCAGGTTCCAGGCGATATTAAACGTGCTGAAAAGCTTGTAGGCGACATTGTAGACTGTTACGTGCTTTGGGCTGAATAGTCTGGATATTAAAATATTGTCGGTGGAGTAGATAACCAGCGCGGCAATCTGGATGACGAAAAACTGCCCTCCAAGCGAAAACAGGTCGCGGATATAGCCTGGATGAAATTGACGGAGCGAGGGGCGGACGGTCCTCAGCTCGCCTGAGAAGAAATAGATGTTGAAACCGAGGGATAGCAGGGCAGGGGCCATCGTCACGAGGATTCCCAGCAATGGTAACCGCAGGGGCGCTTCAACCTCCATATGGCTCAGACCAAAAACAACGGCAAGGGAAAGCAAACTGGCCAGAAAACCATTCAATTGCACGATCGCCGCTTTCTGAAAAGCCAGCAGGACACTGTGAATGGAGTCCAGCACCAGTTTTAACCCGAATATGGTCAGGCAGATCCAGATTAACGTCTTAAGATGAACCTGCTGTTTGTCCACATTGAGTAGGCGATGCCAGTTGATGAAAGGTTGGGCGGCGGAGAATATTCCGATCCCGATTGTGACTACTAGCAGCAGTATCACATAGTGCGTACTGACGAGCCTAACGGCCCGTGGCGCGTCATCCAGCGCCAAAGCCTCTGAAAGCTTGTTTTTCAGGCCGTTGCCCAGGCCGAAATCGAAAAAAGTCGTCCAGCTTAAAACCGAATAGATAACCAGCCACGTGCCGTAAGCGGACTCGGATAAAAATGACAACGACAAGGGGACCATTAAAAGGGACGCGAGCAGCGCGCCACCCTTGTACAGCAGCGAAAATATAATGTTGCGATACTGGGTCAGGCTTCTTGTGTTCGTGACGAAACTCATCATGGGGAGGTTTTTTAGTTTGTTGGTACGGCGGCAGACCCGACTGTTGATACCGATGACTCAATACTGCTTTCTTAGGTTGTAGTGCTTTCTTAAAAAAACTGGCCAAGTAGCGTAATGGCGATCTTTACGTACCCTGAAAAGTGATTGGCTTGACAGATATTTCCGACAACCCGCCGGGATCGCTTCCCGGGCCCTGTTTTCGCGCTTTTTTGAATTGTAATTGTCAAAGATTGTCATTTGTGGACAAAGATAGTCGGATATTGTCTTTTTTGTGATTATGCCCCCCCGACCGTCAGTGACAATCCTGACTACTCTGATCACCTTATCTATCCCTGGCCACATCCCGCCACCGGTTTATACGGGCGTTTGCTGATCCATGCGCCGGCAAAAAGACGATAATGAAGTCGTTATAACTAAAAGGAACGATGAATGTTTTGTTTTGACTGTTATGGCTATACGTTATGCGTTTTTACCGGACACTCACTGTCCGGTTACGGACATCGGGCACGTCCGTTTTCGTCTGTTAATAGCTGCTGGCGAGCTCAAACCCTCTTTTTGTAAACTGGTACCGGTTTTTTAGGAGTGCAACGAACCAATGAAGCGGCGACGAAGCTGCCTGTTTAATATGATCGCACTGGAAGCAGGGGAGTGTTTAGGCGAACAGCTGGATGCATTTCGATGCAACGAGATCCGCTTGCAGCGAACGGTGTATTTGCCCGACCAGCCCACCGATGCCATGCATTTCCACGAGCATGTTCACATCAGTCTGGTACTGAGCGGTGGAAACCTGGAACGAAAGAAATCCGTCCAATACGAGAGAGGACCGGGTTGCGTAACGTTTTACCACGCCGGTGAAGCTCATCAGACGATTCATAAGCGGTTTCCCGCTCAGCATCTTAACCTCGAGGTAGGAAACTCGTGGTTAAAGCGATATCAGCTGGACGAAGAGCACTTGTACAAAGGAATCCATGCCCACCCGGATGCCGCGTTGACGCTCATAAAACTGTACAACGAATGCAGAATAAATGACGGTTTTTCGGCGGCGTCCATGGATATGCTCGTTCAAAGTATGGTAGCTCTCAGGACAACCACGAGCGTCGGGCCTCCCTGGGTGAGGATTATTCACGAACTGTTGCAGGACCGATGGAGCGAGCCGGTTACTTTGCAAGACCTGGCCGGTGCGGCAGGGGTGCATCCTGTGACTGTTTCCAAATACTTTCCCCGGTATTTCAATTGTACACTGGGAGAATACGTTCGTAAACTGCGCGTGTCCAGGGCTCTTTCTTTGATAAAAGAGTCGACGCGGCCGTTGGCTGAAATAGCATACCAATGCGGATTCGCCGACCAAAGTCATATGAACCGGTGCGTTCGGGAGCTGACCGGATTCCTTCCCGGGCGGTTCCGGCAGTTATAAATCGGAAAAGCGCTAATTTCATTCTATTTTTTGCCGACCGGCACCGCTATCTTGCGTGCGGAAAAAATAGTAAACTTTGAAATGCGTAACGCACATTTTTCAATTACATTCATTAAGCCGCTGACGGCCCCGGGGCACCTGTTCCGATTCATTGGCCTGAAATTGATCCTGATTTGCCATCTGGCGGGTTTTTCTGATTTCTCCTGTCAGGCACAAACGGCAGCCGAGCGCATGAAACAGGTCGAAAACGGGTTAATGCCATGGATTCAATTCCAGGACAGTACCCCTAAAAGGTTTTCGATCCGCGAACGGATGGAAGCCTATCAGGTGCCGGCTGTTTCCATTGCGGTAATTAACAATGGGCAGGTGGAATGGGCACAGGCCTACGGACTGGCGGATGTGGCTGAAAACCGCAAAGCGACTACCAATACGATCTTCCAGGCGGCTTCCATCAGCAAATCGGTTAATGCGCTGGCTGTCATGAAACTGGTGGAGGAGGGGAAACTCTCGCTGGATACCGATATCCGGCATTACCTGAAAAGCTGGTCTTTCCCCGACAATGAATTTTCCCGGAACCAGCCTGTAACACTGGCCCATTTACTAAGCCATACGGCGGGTTTGAATGTCCACGGGTTCGATGGCTACGCTTACGGAGACTCTTTGCCTACTTTGAACCAGATATTGAACGGACAGCGCCCGGCGAACAGTCCGGCCGTGAAACCGGTCAACAAACCCGGTATCAAATATCAGTACTCCGGCGGCGGGACGGTAATTACACGAAAGATCCTGGAAGATAATATATCGGGCGATTATGCCGCTCTACTCGCCGAAAAAGTCCTTAAACCGCTGCAAATGAACCACAGCTCCTTTGCGCAACCGCTTTCGGGGCAGCAGGCATCGATGGCCGCAACCGGTTACCATGAGGGAGGCCAGGCCTACAAGGGCAAATACCACATCTACCCCGAACTGGCTCCGGATGGCTTGTGGACTACCCCCACGGACCTGGCCCGTTTTATCATAGCGGTCCAGCAATCGCTGAAAGGCGGGCCGGGCAACTTCCTGAAACCGGAAACGACGCGAAAAATGCTGACGCCGTATCTGGATTCCTCGAAAGTGGCGCTGGGGTTCTTTCTGTCGAACGGGGAAACGGAACCCTTCTTCGCCCACAATGGCAGTAATGCCGGTTTTAACTGCGATTATTTTGGTAGCCTTCATACCGGCAAAGGTGCGGTTGTCATGGTAAATTCCGATAGTTATGAAATTATCTACGAGATTATCAATGGCATTGCCAGCGTCTATAACTGGAAGGGTTTCTATAAACCCGTCGTTAAGAAGCTGGCCTCGATTCCGGAGGACGTATTGGAGCGGTATGCAGGCGAATATCGCTTTGATGAAAACTCGGGTGTCCTGATCAGGCGGGTCGGTCATCATCTGGAAATTAAAGGGAAAGCCGATCCGCACTGGGAAACGCTGTACCCGGTCAGCGGACATGAATTTCATCTCTTTTCCAACCGGCTCAGCTATCAGTTTGTGAGCGAAACCGGTAGCGATAAGCCGGAAACCCTGGTCCTGACGAACGGGCGACGTTCTAAAAAAGCGCGGAAGGTAGAGTAGACCGGGAACCCGCCCGCCCGGCAGCAACATCGGTTACGTGGTTTTCATGCGGCCGGCGATGCCTGGCGCTCCCGCAGGCGGTCCACCGCATAGGCGCCGCCACCTGTGAAAACCAGCGTGATCGCCA harbors:
- a CDS encoding helix-turn-helix transcriptional regulator — protein: MKRRRSCLFNMIALEAGECLGEQLDAFRCNEIRLQRTVYLPDQPTDAMHFHEHVHISLVLSGGNLERKKSVQYERGPGCVTFYHAGEAHQTIHKRFPAQHLNLEVGNSWLKRYQLDEEHLYKGIHAHPDAALTLIKLYNECRINDGFSAASMDMLVQSMVALRTTTSVGPPWVRIIHELLQDRWSEPVTLQDLAGAAGVHPVTVSKYFPRYFNCTLGEYVRKLRVSRALSLIKESTRPLAEIAYQCGFADQSHMNRCVRELTGFLPGRFRQL
- a CDS encoding dihydrofolate reductase family protein, which encodes MRKLIVTEWISLDGVFDASTMNEWFNPYHSDSRAAVIRETIADCDAMLYGRVTYEMLFPYWSSFRNNEMGVAEKLNKVRKYLYSQTTEHAGWQNTEILRGDLTEEITALKNQSGDNILIQGSGKLVNALLNVGLIDEIRLMVQPHVTGNGAKLFGQDLNVSLDLTEIRPLEKGVTLLVYRPARS
- a CDS encoding serine hydrolase domain-containing protein encodes the protein MRNAHFSITFIKPLTAPGHLFRFIGLKLILICHLAGFSDFSCQAQTAAERMKQVENGLMPWIQFQDSTPKRFSIRERMEAYQVPAVSIAVINNGQVEWAQAYGLADVAENRKATTNTIFQAASISKSVNALAVMKLVEEGKLSLDTDIRHYLKSWSFPDNEFSRNQPVTLAHLLSHTAGLNVHGFDGYAYGDSLPTLNQILNGQRPANSPAVKPVNKPGIKYQYSGGGTVITRKILEDNISGDYAALLAEKVLKPLQMNHSSFAQPLSGQQASMAATGYHEGGQAYKGKYHIYPELAPDGLWTTPTDLARFIIAVQQSLKGGPGNFLKPETTRKMLTPYLDSSKVALGFFLSNGETEPFFAHNGSNAGFNCDYFGSLHTGKGAVVMVNSDSYEIIYEIINGIASVYNWKGFYKPVVKKLASIPEDVLERYAGEYRFDENSGVLIRRVGHHLEIKGKADPHWETLYPVSGHEFHLFSNRLSYQFVSETGSDKPETLVLTNGRRSKKARKVE
- a CDS encoding MATE family efflux transporter; amino-acid sequence: MSFVTNTRSLTQYRNIIFSLLYKGGALLASLLMVPLSLSFLSESAYGTWLVIYSVLSWTTFFDFGLGNGLKNKLSEALALDDAPRAVRLVSTHYVILLLVVTIGIGIFSAAQPFINWHRLLNVDKQQVHLKTLIWICLTIFGLKLVLDSIHSVLLAFQKAAIVQLNGFLASLLSLAVVFGLSHMEVEAPLRLPLLGILVTMAPALLSLGFNIYFFSGELRTVRPSLRQFHPGYIRDLFSLGGQFFVIQIAALVIYSTDNILISRLFSPKHVTVYNVAYKLFSTFNIAWNLIIAPYWVAFGEAYVKRDYAWIKKAMTTLLYFWALMNACLLLCLHFSDQLYRLWVGQEVRVPADLSASMALFVSIAAFSNIFAYFVNGLGKIRVQLIVSTFSAAINIPLAILLSKTLGLKGIVLATCICLAISATAVCLQYFRVINQKAKGVWNR